A genomic stretch from Megalobrama amblycephala isolate DHTTF-2021 linkage group LG22, ASM1881202v1, whole genome shotgun sequence includes:
- the LOC125258501 gene encoding uncharacterized protein LOC125258501 gives MSSLRPELDNIIEQSTVIKDGAPTRYHLNLRTEPSDTPNPYKIMTFGERDNDKPHKTILMVGETGTGKTTLINTIVNYMLGVKREDKVWFEITDDHQSLQTSDESVHSQTSSITVYGFQDQKSPVDLTIIDTPGYGDTRGIEKDKEIAESLLRLCTSEKQIYEIDAVCLVINATQNRLSDRQRYIFDAVQSLFGKDIAENIVLLFTHSTGARPKNALTAVKEAKIKCAVNEKNQPVFFLFDNCQSDAADEEYDYEDEEEQEQRQEQSWNLSFKGMEQLFKFLDTIQPKSLKMTQEVLQNRKQLEANINNLQSRVHMTELKQNELKQTQEALEKNKKGVKENKDFEYEVEVPYKEKVDIDRTLAYKATCCTVCEENCHYPGCWWFTLLSWCSVMKNDHCTVCTNKCHYSKHVKEAKIYVTKTKKEKRTYEDLKKKYEDTVGDGVFVVKMLEEELQELEDEKITLLNDTFHCVDKLQKIALNTDSLFTLLHIDFLIKKLKEVNEPEKAETLENIKKRAGEERHRALGSMNFFFV, from the coding sequence ATGTCCAGTTTACGACCAGAATTGGACAATATCATCGAGCAAAGTACTGTAATTAAGGATGGTGCTCCCACTAGATACCATCTGAATCTGAGGACAGAACCTTCTGATACACCGAATCCATATAAAATAATGACCTTTGGAGAGAGAGACAACGACAAACCCCATAAAACCATTCTGATGGTTGGagaaacaggaacaggaaaAACAACCCTGATCAATACTATAGTCAACTACATGTTAGGAGTAAAGAGAGAAGACAAGGTTTGGTTTGAGATCACAGATGATCATCAGTCTCTACAGACGAGTGATGAGTCCGTTCACAGTCAGACCTCCAGCATCACTGTTTATGGGTTTCAGGACCAAAAGAGTCCAGTCGATTTAACAATCATCGACACTCCAGGATATGGAGACACTCGGGGAATTGAGAAAGATAAAGAGATCGCTGAGAGTCTGCTTCGTTTATGTACATCTGAAAAACAGATTTATGAAATAGATGCAGTGTGTCTGGTGATCAATGCAACACAGAATCGACTCTCTGACAGACAACGATACATATTTGATGCTGTTCAGTCTTTATTTGGGAAAGATATTGCTGAAAACATTGTCCTGCTCTTCACACACTCAACTGGAGCTCGACCTAAAAATGCCCTGACGGCTGTTAAAGAGGCTAAAATCAAGTGTGCAGTGAATGAGAAGAATCAGCCAGTGTTTTTCCTGTTTGACAACTGTCAGTCAGACGCTGCTGATGAAGAATATGATTATGAAGATGAGGAAGAACAAGAACAGAGGCAAGAACAATCATGGAATCTCAGTTTTAAAGGAATGGAACAATTGTTCAAGTTTCTTGACACAATACAACCAAAATCCCTGAAGATGACTCAAGAAGTGTTGCAGAATCGGAAGCAGTTGGAGGCAAATATCAATAATCTACAATCACGTGTTCACATGACAGAACTAAAGCAAAATGAGCTGAAACAAACTCAAGAAGCTCTGGAGAAGAACAAGAAAggtgtaaaagaaaataaagactTTGAGTATGAAGTTGAAGTGCCCTATAAAGAGAAGGTTGATATTGATCGTACTTTAGCCTATAAGGCCACATGCTGCACCGTCTGTGAGGAGAACTGTCATTATCCAGGATGCTGGTGGTTCACCCTTCTCTCGTGGTGCAGCGTGATGAAAAATGATCACTGTACAGTGTGCACAAATAAATGCCACTACAGCAAACATGTCAAAGAAGcaaaaatatatgtaacaaAGACAAAGAAGGAGAAGAGGACATATGAAGATTTAAAGAAGAAATATGAAGATACAGTTGGAGATGGTGTGTTTGTGGTCAAGATGCTGGAAGAAGAACTGCAGGAATTAGAGGACGAGAAAATAACGCTGCTGAATGACACTTTTCACTGTGTGGATAAACTGCAGAAGATCGCACTCAACACCGATTCACTGTTCACACTTCTGCACATTGATTTTCTGATTAAGAAGCTGAAGGAAGTAAATGAGCCTGAAAAGGCTGAAACACTGGAAAACATCAAGAAGAGAGCAGGAGAAGAAAGACACAGAGCTCTGGGAagcatgaattttttttttgtgtaa
- the LOC125258547 gene encoding verrucotoxin subunit beta-like → MLYDCRRDALVPGIRLWSKEQLQQNIITKPQINTDFTVTASDSIEEKTRLLKVDGCLKLSLLGGLINVEGAGNYLKDTKKSFSQQRLTLHYHSTTKFEELIINHFASGDMAHYENEVATHVVTAVLYGADACFVFDREVSSDEDKMKIAGDVKAAFELLKGISVGANINLNDNLKTVAQKFKCTFYGDFQLPCNPTSFEDAMKVFEDLPKLLGEKNKFAVPLRVWLYPLDKLFSRAVKFQHEISTGLSTDIESVIESLSTTEMKCSDLLTDTPASTFTAFHDKVNDMKKTATSSD, encoded by the exons ATGCTGTATGACTGCAGGAGAGATGCTCTCGTACCAG GAATCAGACTTTGGAGTAAAGAGCAGCTGCAGCAGAACATAATCACTAAACCTCAAATTAATACAGATTTCACAGTCACAGCTTCAGATTCGATTGAGGAAAAAACTAGATTACTGAAAGTTGATGGATGTCTGAAACTGAGTCTTTTAGGTGGACTCATCAATGTAGAAGGTGCTGGAAATTATCTCAAGGACACCAAGAAATCATTCAGTCAACAGAGACTGACATTACATTATCATTCAACCACTAAGTTTGAAGAGCTGATCATAAACCACTTTGCTTCTGGAGACATGGCTCACTATGAGAATGAAGTAGCCACACATGTAGTGACAGCAGTGCTGTACGGAGCAGATGCCTGCTTTGTTTTTGACAGAGAAGTTTCTTCAGATGAAGACAAAATGAAGATAGCTGGAGATGTAAAAGCTGCATTCGAGCTGCTAAAAGGCATTTCAGTTGGTGCAAACATTAATCTGAATGACAATCTGAAGACTGTTGCCCAAAAATTCAAGTGTACATTTTATGGCGACTTCCAGCTTCCATGTAACCCGACCTCTTTTGAAGATGcaatgaaggtttttgaagaTCTTCCAAAACTGCtgggagaaaaaaataagtttgcaGTTCCTCTGAGAGTTTGGCTTTATCCTTTGGACAAACTTTTCTCAAGAGCTGTAAAgtttcaacatgaaatcagcACAGGTTTAAGCACAGACATTGAATCTGTTATTGAGAGTTTAAGTACGACTGAGATGAAATGCAGTGATCTTCTGACAGACACGCCTGCTTCGACATTTACTGCATTTCATGACAAAGTCAATGACATGAAGAAAACTGCTACCAGTTCAGATTGA